The proteins below are encoded in one region of Asticcacaulis excentricus CB 48:
- a CDS encoding secretion protein, whose product MTPKAYLKLPLFLFALSGLSACASLPETRLAEASSLSSSDAAKALVAGNIEEARKGFGDAAAKAPSDPARQTLLGLSYQYAANGDPEKLDLALAGYDLALRSGQDAFWAAALAGKAAFERGKFQQAQGYFAKAVLQRPDDARALIGLSMSAYMGADPEVAAISAERALAKTSDPALMRTALRMAALSNSAAGRTQAARVHLERLSAMSGEDAKLVLTRMSELERTGLQDIPQAGGGETPTLPPETPDQVSVDVAIILSQNAQRDSVGVNLLDGLQLQYGRQDQQNHSGGDTGVTRTITDTITLPQLTYNLNLFNRFGQYYQVVARPMLTAYRGEPSDFFVGRSTKVAVKGVNFSQLENIDIGTQVKVTPVEITSDRTRLRIEVTRSFLSGEPAGNFNEALNTWRQTVSTTVEVRFGTTLILSGLSESVRDSSVTKTPLIGDAPLIGSGFNRRVTNQRRDAVLVLVTPSPARVMESQGWSRQADVERLIALWNHTLSPGSDLGTITNTLSRSRLYGHARKSDAPLTWPNLPHDQGEILKELIMP is encoded by the coding sequence ATGACACCCAAAGCCTATCTGAAGCTGCCGCTTTTTTTGTTTGCTCTTTCTGGTTTGAGTGCTTGCGCCAGTCTGCCGGAAACGCGCCTGGCTGAAGCGTCCTCACTGTCATCATCGGATGCCGCAAAAGCGCTAGTGGCGGGTAATATTGAAGAGGCCCGTAAGGGCTTTGGAGACGCTGCCGCCAAGGCTCCCTCTGATCCCGCTCGCCAGACCCTTCTTGGGCTCTCTTACCAGTATGCGGCAAATGGAGATCCTGAAAAGCTTGATCTGGCTCTGGCCGGTTATGACCTCGCTTTACGCAGTGGCCAGGACGCGTTCTGGGCCGCCGCACTTGCCGGGAAAGCCGCATTTGAGCGCGGAAAATTTCAGCAGGCTCAAGGTTACTTTGCTAAGGCCGTGCTTCAAAGACCTGACGATGCGCGCGCGCTTATCGGCCTTTCTATGAGCGCCTATATGGGGGCAGATCCTGAGGTCGCCGCCATAAGCGCTGAGCGCGCGCTCGCAAAAACGTCGGACCCGGCCCTGATGCGAACCGCTTTGCGTATGGCCGCTCTATCAAACAGTGCCGCCGGAAGGACGCAGGCTGCCCGAGTGCATTTGGAGCGGCTGTCTGCGATGTCTGGGGAAGACGCGAAGCTTGTGCTGACCCGCATGAGCGAGCTTGAGCGCACGGGCCTTCAGGACATACCTCAAGCCGGTGGAGGCGAAACGCCAACGCTTCCCCCTGAAACGCCTGATCAGGTGTCCGTTGATGTGGCGATTATCCTGTCGCAGAACGCTCAACGCGATTCTGTGGGGGTTAACCTCCTGGATGGCCTTCAGCTCCAGTATGGCCGGCAGGACCAGCAGAACCATTCCGGTGGTGATACCGGGGTGACCCGGACGATCACGGATACGATTACACTGCCGCAGCTCACCTACAATCTCAATCTTTTCAACAGATTTGGACAGTACTACCAGGTCGTTGCCCGTCCTATGCTGACGGCATACCGGGGTGAGCCATCCGACTTTTTCGTGGGCCGCTCGACCAAGGTTGCGGTTAAGGGCGTCAACTTCTCACAACTTGAAAACATCGATATCGGCACGCAGGTCAAGGTCACGCCAGTTGAGATAACAAGTGACCGGACGCGCCTTCGCATTGAGGTCACGCGCTCCTTTTTGTCTGGGGAGCCGGCCGGTAACTTCAACGAGGCGCTCAACACCTGGCGTCAGACGGTCTCGACTACAGTCGAAGTTCGCTTTGGTACAACCTTGATCCTATCGGGCTTATCTGAGAGCGTCCGCGACAGTTCGGTGACGAAAACGCCCCTGATCGGAGACGCGCCGTTAATTGGCTCCGGCTTCAATCGCAGGGTAACCAATCAGCGTCGAGATGCTGTCCTTGTCCTCGTCACGCCATCGCCGGCACGTGTGATGGAAAGCCAGGGCTGGAGCCGTCAGGCGGATGTTGAGCGTCTAATTGCGCTTTGGAACCACACACTCAGCCCAGGCTCAGACCTTGGAACCATCACAAATACGCTCAGCCGTTCGAGGCTTTACGGCCATGCACGAAAGTCTGATGCGCCCTTAACCTGGCCGAACCTGCCGCATGACCAGGGCGAAATCCTCAAAGAGCTGATCATGCCCTAG
- a CDS encoding DeoR/GlpR family DNA-binding transcription regulator, producing the protein MHLQDRWKLIIDELNPDRVTSVDELTARLGVSPATIRRDLNELHDLGHLLRVRGGAMRIEGKHFTAKAEAKTPDFQTDSLTGQSSFLASTIVNAPVKRAIARAALDYLKPGISMIIDGGSTTYTMANMMANEPYHVLTTSIPILQCLLDRSKVKVTLPGGELFREQRIILNPYEDGMLQNFSAAKMFIGCQALTRNGLMQSDTLLVQSERRLMERADQVIVLADSSKIDAPASLSVCPLTAIDVVITDEGLTDSAREWLEHAGIEVRIAPVTAEDRKASEVV; encoded by the coding sequence ATGCACCTTCAGGATCGCTGGAAGCTGATCATCGACGAACTGAATCCGGACCGGGTGACCTCGGTCGATGAGCTGACGGCGCGTCTTGGGGTATCCCCGGCGACCATCCGCCGCGATCTCAATGAGTTACATGACCTGGGACACCTTTTGCGGGTGCGTGGCGGCGCCATGCGCATCGAGGGCAAGCACTTCACAGCGAAGGCTGAAGCAAAGACGCCGGATTTTCAGACCGATAGCCTTACCGGGCAATCGAGTTTTCTGGCCTCGACCATCGTCAATGCGCCGGTCAAACGCGCTATTGCCCGCGCCGCGCTGGACTATCTGAAGCCCGGCATTTCGATGATTATCGATGGCGGCTCAACGACCTACACCATGGCCAATATGATGGCCAACGAGCCCTATCACGTGCTCACCACCTCGATCCCTATCCTGCAATGCCTGCTTGATCGCTCAAAGGTGAAGGTCACCCTGCCTGGTGGTGAGCTGTTTCGCGAGCAGCGCATCATTCTCAATCCCTATGAGGATGGTATGCTGCAGAACTTCTCGGCCGCGAAAATGTTTATCGGCTGTCAGGCCTTAACGCGTAATGGTCTGATGCAATCGGACACTCTGCTTGTTCAGTCCGAACGCCGTCTGATGGAGCGTGCCGATCAGGTGATCGTGCTGGCCGATTCGTCAAAGATTGATGCCCCGGCCTCTCTCTCTGTTTGCCCATTGACCGCCATTGATGTGGTCATTACCGACGAGGGACTAACGGATTCGGCGCGCGAGTGGCTCGAGCACGCCGGTATCGAGGTGCGTATCGCTCCCGTCACTGCGGAAGATCGCAAAGCGTCAGAAGTCGTCTGA
- a CDS encoding FGGY-family carbohydrate kinase: protein MVRNSLRDLSVAPVSEDVPSSEDCAIADTGEATKAPLTTGAGVCVVFDVGKTNAKLSVIDANGQILGRTTLKTPHLHTRLYAAFDVDTLFAWCLSELKRLSQHYRIDRIMPVAHGAGCAFLSADEQLLQPIQDYEASIPLPYERAYQRVRPAFEETLSPLLPNGLNLGAQIFWHARRDPKFFERVRYILSYAQYWTWRLSGVLCSEVTSLGCHTDLWNPGKGTFSSLAVSEGWAERFAPLRSAWEKAGPLRPEIAEAVGLSPDCQVHVGLHDSNAALALVIARHQHNETAALPVILTTGTWYVAMAPGIAPAAVSESLRPDRDCLVNIDVYGRAVPCARFMGGRALELITNGHVDVPVTLDNVIEVIQSGAMALPSFVDAGGPFPGRRGEIIGLQTDTPQTRAALGLLYVALIAVTSLDMIAPADRPLLIEGPAAHNAAFCTLLAAMRDAPVLVCETSSGVTRGAGAMAFFTDHVAPAPAYKLVDPKCVEEIRAYRAAWLKAMEND, encoded by the coding sequence ATGGTGCGTAACAGCCTGAGAGATCTGTCGGTAGCGCCTGTTTCGGAGGATGTTCCGTCTTCGGAGGATTGTGCGATCGCGGATACTGGCGAAGCGACGAAAGCCCCGCTTACGACGGGGGCGGGCGTTTGCGTGGTCTTCGATGTGGGCAAGACCAACGCCAAACTGAGCGTCATCGATGCGAACGGTCAGATCTTAGGCCGCACGACCCTTAAAACGCCTCATCTGCACACCCGCCTTTATGCGGCCTTTGATGTGGACACGCTTTTCGCGTGGTGTTTAAGCGAATTAAAGCGCCTGTCTCAGCACTACCGTATCGATCGGATTATGCCGGTTGCCCACGGCGCAGGCTGCGCCTTCCTGAGCGCCGACGAGCAGCTTCTGCAGCCCATACAGGACTACGAAGCCTCCATCCCTCTGCCTTATGAACGGGCGTACCAGCGGGTGCGTCCGGCGTTTGAAGAGACCTTGTCCCCGCTTTTGCCTAACGGGCTCAATCTTGGGGCGCAGATTTTCTGGCACGCGCGACGTGACCCCAAGTTTTTCGAGCGGGTACGCTATATCCTCTCTTACGCCCAGTACTGGACGTGGCGGCTCTCAGGGGTTCTGTGTTCAGAAGTGACGTCTTTGGGCTGTCACACAGATCTTTGGAATCCCGGAAAGGGTACGTTTTCGAGCCTGGCCGTTTCTGAAGGCTGGGCTGAACGCTTTGCGCCTTTGCGAAGTGCCTGGGAAAAGGCCGGCCCCTTGCGTCCGGAGATTGCCGAGGCTGTGGGGCTTAGCCCCGACTGCCAGGTACATGTGGGGCTGCATGATTCCAATGCCGCCCTCGCACTTGTTATTGCCAGACATCAGCACAATGAAACGGCCGCATTGCCCGTCATACTGACGACAGGGACGTGGTATGTGGCTATGGCACCGGGTATTGCACCGGCGGCGGTATCTGAGAGCCTGCGCCCGGATCGCGACTGTCTCGTCAATATCGACGTCTATGGCCGTGCCGTGCCTTGCGCGCGCTTTATGGGCGGGCGAGCGCTTGAACTGATTACCAATGGCCATGTCGATGTCCCCGTCACCCTCGATAACGTTATAGAGGTTATCCAATCAGGGGCTATGGCGTTACCGAGCTTCGTTGATGCGGGCGGGCCTTTCCCGGGACGCCGGGGCGAAATCATTGGGCTTCAGACGGATACGCCGCAGACGCGCGCGGCTCTGGGGCTTCTCTATGTGGCCTTAATCGCCGTCACCTCGCTCGACATGATCGCACCCGCCGATCGCCCTCTTCTGATCGAAGGACCGGCTGCGCACAATGCGGCCTTTTGTACGCTCCTCGCCGCCATGCGAGATGCGCCGGTTCTGGTATGCGAAACCTCCTCAGGTGTGACCCGGGGCGCCGGAGCCATGGCGTTTTTCACCGATCATGTCGCGCCCGCACCCGCTTACAAGCTCGTGGACCCGAAATGCGTCGAGGAGATACGCGCCTATCGCGCAGCCTGGCTGAAGGCGATGGAAAACGATTAA